In one Nicotiana sylvestris chromosome 8, ASM39365v2, whole genome shotgun sequence genomic region, the following are encoded:
- the LOC138875187 gene encoding uncharacterized protein, producing the protein MLMYSTIYKVNKNTDRAIAEMIIAGFTGQLKGWWDNYLTQDRRFQIMHATKTEDDKIVQNSVYSLVMNIIEHFSGRWSDNSETIWTMLQNLRCKTLTSFRCYKDVFLSRVMELPESNSTHWKSKFIDGLPPLFAERIRKVLRGTGMSIDYNNYSYGKLFSKHRLTERQQLGELCEQFSIDIPSKRKKSRKRDFKRKKGSPKKWREKTQKRKAFHKARKGFIKSKNPKAYYKSGRVGHYARDCKIKELDLDDHIKDSLYKILLNSSPEISDNDEGTSSTREDLRVLHEESYTSSSEE; encoded by the exons atgcttatgtacagTACTATCTATAAAGTTAATAAGAATACAGATAGGGCAATTGCAGAAATGATTATTGCCGGATTTACTGGTCAACTGAaaggctggtgggataattatctcACCCAAGACCGGCGCTTTCAAATAATGCATGCAACCAAGACTGAAGATGATAAGATTGTTCAAAACTCAGTCTATTCTTTAGTCATGAATATCATTGAACACTTTTCTGGAAGATGGTCTGATAATAGTGAGACCATTTGGACAATGCTCCAGAATTTGAGGTGTAAAACCCTCACATCTTTTAGATGCTATAAAGATGTTTTCTTATCCAGAGTGATGGAATTGCCAGAGAGTAATAGTACTCATTGGAAGTCTAAGTTCATAGATGGACTCCCgcccttatttgctgaaaggattCGAAAAGTCCTTAGAGGCACAGGAATGAGTATTGATTATAATAATTACTCATATGGTAAACTATTTAGT AAACATCGTCTCACTGAGAGACAACAATTAGGTGAACTCTGTGAACAATTCTCCATTGATATACCATCCAAAAGAAAGAAATCCCGTAAAAGggatttcaaaaggaaaaagggttcGCCGAAAAAATGGCGCGAAAAGACCCAAAAAAGAAAGGCTTTTCATAAAGCCAGAAAGGGTTTTATTAAATCAAAAAACCCTAAAGCCTATTATAAATCTGGTAGAGTAGGCCATTATGCAAGAGATTGCAAGATCAAAGAACTGGATTTAGATGATCATATCAAAGATTCTTTATATAAGATTCTTCTGAATTCTTCTCCAGAAATATCTGATAATGATGAAGGAACTTCATCAACAAGGGAAGACCTAAGGGTTCTTCATGAAGAAAGTTATACTTCATCTTCTGAAGAATAG